A single region of the Thermococcus zilligii AN1 genome encodes:
- a CDS encoding biotin--[acetyl-CoA-carboxylase] ligase encodes MWKIIHLDEVDSTNDYAKSIAEESPEGTVVIAKRQTAGKGRKGRSWASPEGGLWMSVILKPERTDPRLVFVGALAVVDTLADFGIKGWIKWPNDVWVEGKKIAGVLTEGKAEKFVVMGIGLNVNNPVPEGLEREATSMIYHTGMELPLDSVLDRLLFHLGGWYGVYKERPELLVEKLRQRTFILGKAVRVTEDDKTIIGRALDVLDDGSLLLEVGGELRRILYGDVSVRPL; translated from the coding sequence ATGTGGAAAATTATTCATCTCGACGAAGTTGATTCCACCAACGACTACGCAAAGAGTATCGCCGAAGAGTCCCCTGAGGGAACCGTTGTAATAGCGAAGCGCCAGACCGCTGGAAAGGGCCGAAAGGGCCGTTCCTGGGCCTCCCCTGAGGGAGGGCTCTGGATGAGCGTCATCCTGAAGCCAGAGAGGACAGACCCGAGGCTCGTCTTCGTCGGAGCTCTGGCAGTGGTTGATACCCTTGCCGATTTCGGGATAAAGGGCTGGATTAAGTGGCCCAACGACGTCTGGGTCGAGGGAAAGAAGATAGCGGGGGTTCTAACTGAGGGAAAGGCAGAGAAGTTCGTGGTGATGGGGATTGGCCTCAACGTGAACAACCCCGTGCCGGAGGGACTCGAGAGGGAGGCCACTTCCATGATCTACCACACTGGAATGGAGCTCCCCCTGGATTCGGTTCTTGATAGGCTCCTCTTCCATCTGGGGGGATGGTACGGGGTCTATAAGGAGAGGCCCGAGCTCCTCGTGGAAAAACTCCGCCAGAGGACTTTTATCCTTGGGAAAGCCGTCAGGGTCACGGAGGACGATAAAACGATCATCGGACGCGCTCTGGATGTGCTTGACGATGGCTCTCTGCTCCTCGAAGTCGGTGGGGAACTCAGAAGGATCCTCTACGGGGACGTCTCGGTAAGACCCCTTTGA
- a CDS encoding YiiX/YebB-like N1pC/P60 family cysteine hydrolase has protein sequence MKRLGMIALIFLLFGAAVPAVSASSLSKGGGTYYHPYPTNVQQGDLVFGYSPDLSIMPGHWTHVGIIAWYDYSVGDWIVIEATPKNGVSLITLRNFLSRDPEIAIKRVNTDSTTKYYAVYFAYSMLGKPYNYNYLAKPQVFDSAYYCSELVWAAYMWASNGLINLDTNPGWSWTYGYAVAPQEVYDSPWTYLIYYHKA, from the coding sequence ATGAAGAGGCTTGGGATGATAGCTTTGATCTTCCTCCTTTTCGGCGCCGCAGTCCCGGCTGTGAGTGCGTCCAGCCTCAGCAAAGGTGGCGGAACCTACTACCACCCGTACCCGACGAATGTTCAGCAGGGAGACCTGGTTTTCGGCTACAGCCCGGACCTCTCAATAATGCCGGGACACTGGACACATGTCGGTATAATTGCCTGGTATGACTACTCGGTCGGTGACTGGATAGTCATCGAAGCGACTCCCAAAAATGGTGTTTCCCTCATTACACTAAGAAATTTCCTCAGCAGGGACCCGGAAATTGCAATCAAGCGCGTGAATACCGATTCAACAACCAAATACTACGCTGTGTACTTCGCTTACAGCATGCTTGGCAAACCATACAACTACAACTACCTCGCGAAGCCGCAGGTTTTTGACAGTGCTTACTACTGCAGTGAGCTTGTTTGGGCCGCGTACATGTGGGCGAGCAACGGGCTCATCAACCTCGACACAAACCCGGGGTGGAGCTGGACTTACGGCTACGCAGTCGCCCCCCAGGAAGTTTACGACAGCCCATGGACGTATCTCATCTATTACCACAAGGCATGA
- the gcvH gene encoding glycine cleavage system protein GcvH has translation MIEVGEYRVKEGLYYTKDHEWAQVLEDGTVLVGISDYAQKELGDLAYVELPEVGKEISRGDVLCELESVKAVSEVYAPVSGEVIEVNGELEDSPELLNEDPYGNWIAKIKPSNLEEELKELMDAESYARYLESL, from the coding sequence ATGATTGAGGTTGGTGAATACAGGGTAAAGGAGGGCCTTTATTACACCAAGGACCACGAGTGGGCTCAGGTTCTTGAAGACGGGACTGTCCTCGTTGGAATAAGCGACTACGCCCAGAAGGAACTCGGCGATCTGGCTTACGTGGAGCTTCCGGAGGTCGGGAAAGAGATAAGCAGGGGCGACGTCCTCTGCGAACTCGAGAGCGTTAAAGCTGTTTCCGAGGTCTACGCCCCCGTCAGCGGTGAAGTCATTGAGGTCAACGGGGAGCTTGAGGATTCCCCGGAGCTTCTCAACGAGGACCCCTACGGGAACTGGATTGCCAAGATTAAACCCAGCAACCTCGAGGAAGAACTAAAGGAGCTTATGGATGCTGAATCCTACGCCAGGTACCTCGAAAGCCTCTGA
- the rsmA gene encoding 16S rRNA (adenine(1518)-N(6)/adenine(1519)-N(6))-dimethyltransferase RsmA, giving the protein MRERIFSLISKYNLRPNRDLGQNFLIVPDIIERNVARAELSGSDTVLEIGPGLGVLTDELSRRAGKVFAIEKDPRIVEILRREYSWNNVEIIEGDAMEVEWPEFNKMVSNLPYQISSPVTFKLLNYEFERAVLIYQLEFAERMVARPGTRNYSRLSLMVSAKARAELVERIGRGAFWPKPEVDSAVVVLEPKPRSERVELDENLTRALFQHRRKKVYAALKDSRHMIGLDKETFLRNREIIQKVPHAEKRVYELSPLDVLDIQNYLFENGLLHEKDSQKQGKV; this is encoded by the coding sequence ATGAGGGAGCGTATCTTTTCTCTAATTTCCAAATACAACCTGAGGCCAAACCGTGACCTGGGGCAGAATTTTTTGATAGTCCCGGATATAATCGAGAGAAACGTGGCCAGGGCGGAGCTCTCGGGGAGTGACACCGTCCTGGAAATCGGGCCCGGGTTGGGGGTTCTTACCGACGAACTCAGCAGGCGCGCCGGCAAGGTCTTTGCAATCGAGAAAGACCCCAGGATAGTTGAGATACTCCGCAGGGAATACTCCTGGAACAACGTTGAGATCATTGAAGGGGACGCAATGGAGGTGGAGTGGCCAGAATTTAACAAGATGGTCTCGAATTTACCCTACCAGATATCCTCGCCGGTTACGTTCAAACTCCTGAACTACGAGTTTGAGAGGGCAGTACTGATTTATCAGCTTGAGTTCGCCGAAAGGATGGTCGCCAGGCCCGGAACCAGAAACTATTCCCGGCTTTCCCTCATGGTCAGCGCAAAGGCCAGGGCGGAACTGGTCGAGAGAATCGGCAGGGGTGCCTTCTGGCCAAAACCGGAGGTGGACTCCGCAGTCGTGGTTCTCGAGCCAAAGCCCAGGTCGGAGCGGGTGGAACTCGATGAAAACCTGACCAGGGCCCTTTTTCAGCACAGAAGGAAGAAGGTGTACGCCGCGCTGAAGGACTCACGACACATGATCGGCCTGGACAAAGAGACATTCCTCAGGAACAGGGAGATAATTCAAAAAGTTCCCCACGCCGAGAAGAGAGTTTACGAGCTTTCGCCGCTTGATGTGCTGGATATTCAGAACTACCTCTTTGAAAACGGCCTTCTCCATGAAAAAGACAGTCAAAAACAGGGAAAAGTTTAA
- a CDS encoding DUF655 domain-containing protein yields MDTYRRHSYSESIHKKEYAKEYEEYAYVLDYLPEGYTDLNTGRRSGKPVAQVIGENAFTLLEVTPKDDLMLYERVFIGKGERDRILMINKKISYDDLTPTARAELPYVVKEIVKKNEDRFVKFFNIAPPITNRLHSLELLPGIGKKLMWEIIEERQKEPFKSFEDLKHRIKGLHDPCEMISKRIVDELQGKDKYYLFVGPRRLFRE; encoded by the coding sequence ATGGACACCTACAGGAGGCATTCCTACAGTGAGAGTATCCACAAAAAAGAGTATGCGAAGGAGTATGAAGAGTACGCCTACGTCCTCGATTACCTTCCCGAAGGGTATACTGACTTAAACACGGGGAGGAGAAGCGGAAAACCTGTCGCTCAAGTCATAGGGGAAAATGCTTTCACACTGCTTGAGGTAACTCCTAAGGACGACCTCATGCTCTACGAAAGGGTCTTCATTGGAAAGGGAGAGCGGGACAGGATACTCATGATAAACAAAAAGATATCCTACGACGATCTTACCCCCACTGCCAGGGCTGAGCTCCCCTATGTTGTTAAGGAGATAGTGAAGAAGAACGAGGACAGGTTTGTCAAGTTCTTCAACATTGCCCCTCCAATAACGAACAGACTCCACAGCCTTGAACTCCTGCCCGGAATAGGGAAGAAGCTCATGTGGGAGATTATAGAGGAGAGACAAAAAGAGCCCTTCAAGAGCTTTGAAGACCTGAAGCACAGGATAAAAGGCCTCCACGACCCATGCGAGATGATATCAAAGAGGATTGTGGACGAGCTCCAGGGGAAGGATAAGTACTATCTTTTCGTCGGCCCGAGGAGGTTATTCAGAGAATGA
- a CDS encoding RNA polymerase Rpb4 family protein produces the protein MIGRKKLEEHYITLAEAREILEKRHAEGMEKGSGESMPYESRIGLEHAERFAKLAPERARELKGKLMGLFDWIDERLASKIVDLLPEDYFDVRVIFAKEEYMPTPEEAEKIVKLVDEYRPVE, from the coding sequence ATGATAGGCAGGAAAAAACTGGAGGAGCACTATATAACGCTCGCGGAAGCCAGGGAAATACTGGAAAAGAGACACGCCGAGGGAATGGAGAAGGGATCCGGGGAGTCCATGCCCTACGAGTCCAGAATCGGTCTCGAACATGCAGAGCGCTTTGCAAAGCTCGCTCCGGAGCGGGCCAGGGAGCTCAAGGGGAAGCTGATGGGCCTCTTTGACTGGATCGACGAGAGGCTTGCGTCAAAGATAGTCGATCTGCTACCAGAGGACTACTTCGACGTACGCGTGATATTCGCCAAGGAAGAGTACATGCCCACCCCGGAGGAGGCCGAGAAGATAGTAAAACTGGTGGATGAGTACAGGCCGGTTGAATAG
- a CDS encoding 50S ribosomal protein L21e produces the protein MVQKAHSFRRKTREKLSKHPRRKGLPPLTRFLQEFEVGQKVHIVIEPSYHKGMPDPRFHGRTGTVVGKRGDAYAVQITDGEKVKTFFIHPVHLRPQKG, from the coding sequence ATGGTTCAGAAGGCACACAGCTTTAGGAGGAAGACGAGGGAGAAGCTCAGTAAGCACCCCCGGAGGAAGGGCCTTCCCCCGCTCACCAGATTCCTCCAGGAGTTTGAGGTCGGGCAGAAGGTTCACATCGTCATAGAGCCGAGCTACCACAAGGGTATGCCCGACCCGAGATTCCACGGTAGGACCGGGACCGTCGTCGGAAAGCGTGGAGACGCCTATGCCGTCCAGATAACCGACGGCGAGAAGGTCAAGACCTTCTTTATTCACCCGGTCCACCTCAGGCCCCAGAAGGGATGA
- a CDS encoding tRNA pseudouridine(54/55) synthase Pus10 has translation MIIEKASEVLEKHELCNHCLGRLFAKLGKGTNGERGRAIRFVLNMERSREGLSLIGEPEECGLCGNVFERIPELVEKMKKASEGIEFDTFLVGSRFPEEVRRKEEALWEEFGIETGEPLNREFNRELGKAFGVETGKDTSRNPDVLFIVEPYLGEIEVQINPIYLYGRYRKLVRGIPQTPLPEFKDSIASIICRVVARAFDGECIFKGAGREDVDVRTLGNGRPFVVEVKRPKRRKVDLNKIAEEINASGKVEVLDLSFVSANEAEEVLTKNHRKEYLALVFVKDGVTPEEAVEVARKLRNLEIHQRTPWRVRKVRTDKVRVKKVYEAQSRWIDDTHFELYLVTDGGLYIKELISGDKGRTKPSVSDLLGKSAWCERLDVLNILDD, from the coding sequence ATGATAATTGAAAAGGCCAGCGAGGTCTTGGAGAAGCATGAACTGTGCAACCACTGCCTTGGAAGGCTCTTTGCAAAGCTCGGAAAGGGAACCAACGGGGAAAGGGGAAGAGCTATAAGGTTCGTTCTCAACATGGAGCGTTCCAGAGAAGGATTGTCTCTCATCGGCGAACCGGAGGAATGCGGGCTCTGCGGCAACGTCTTTGAGAGAATCCCCGAGCTCGTTGAAAAAATGAAGAAAGCCTCCGAAGGGATAGAGTTCGATACCTTTCTTGTAGGCTCCCGTTTCCCGGAGGAGGTAAGGAGAAAAGAGGAGGCCCTTTGGGAGGAGTTCGGGATAGAAACCGGGGAACCCCTAAACCGCGAATTCAACCGCGAACTGGGAAAGGCCTTTGGCGTTGAAACGGGCAAAGATACCTCAAGAAACCCCGATGTTCTCTTCATAGTTGAGCCATACCTGGGAGAAATCGAAGTCCAGATAAACCCCATCTACCTCTACGGCCGCTACAGAAAGCTCGTCCGGGGTATTCCCCAGACACCCCTTCCGGAATTCAAGGACAGCATTGCCTCGATAATCTGCCGCGTGGTAGCAAGGGCTTTCGATGGGGAGTGCATCTTTAAAGGGGCAGGAAGGGAGGACGTTGACGTCAGAACCCTCGGCAACGGCAGGCCTTTCGTAGTTGAAGTCAAAAGGCCTAAGAGGAGAAAGGTCGACCTGAACAAAATAGCGGAGGAAATAAACGCCAGCGGCAAAGTGGAGGTTTTAGACCTCAGCTTCGTCTCGGCAAACGAGGCCGAGGAGGTTCTCACCAAGAACCACAGGAAGGAATACCTTGCCCTGGTTTTCGTGAAGGACGGGGTGACCCCTGAGGAGGCTGTGGAAGTCGCCAGAAAGCTCAGGAACCTGGAGATTCACCAGAGGACGCCATGGCGTGTTAGGAAGGTTAGAACTGACAAAGTAAGGGTGAAAAAAGTTTACGAAGCTCAATCCAGGTGGATTGACGATACACACTTCGAACTTTACCTCGTAACCGATGGTGGCCTTTACATCAAGGAGCTGATCTCAGGGGATAAAGGCAGAACGAAGCCCAGCGTGAGCGATCTGCTCGGGAAATCGGCCTGGTGTGAGAGACTTGACGTGCTCAATATCCTGGACGATTAA
- a CDS encoding transcriptional regulator has product MATRRQRIISLLEERDYSPSELARLLDLREKGASKAVLEDLKAIQRILKREGKVLLIKPAECRSCGFVFKPEIRIPTKCPRCKSEWIEEPRFKIEKN; this is encoded by the coding sequence ATGGCGACTCGGAGACAGCGCATAATAAGTCTTTTGGAGGAGAGGGACTATTCCCCCAGCGAGCTTGCAAGGCTACTCGATCTCAGGGAAAAGGGGGCAAGTAAGGCAGTCCTCGAGGACCTGAAGGCAATTCAGAGGATACTCAAGAGGGAAGGAAAGGTTCTCCTGATAAAGCCCGCGGAGTGCAGAAGCTGTGGCTTCGTGTTCAAGCCCGAGATAAGGATACCCACCAAGTGCCCCAGGTGCAAGTCCGAGTGGATAGAAGAGCCGAGGTTTAAGATAGAGAAAAACTGA
- the gltA gene encoding NADPH-dependent glutamate synthase: MAVKRKIIKERVPTPERPAEERVKDFAEVNLGYTFELAVREAERCLQCPYDYAPCIKGCPVHINIPGFIGKLLEHRDDPDKAVKEALNVIWACNSLPATTGRVCPQEDQCEMNCVMGKVGDKINIGKLERFVADYARERGIDEELLFEMVPKIEKKGQRVAIIGAGPAGLTAAGELAKLGYDVTIYEALHEPGGVLMYGIPEFRLPKSVVGSEIEKLRKLGVRILTDHVVGKTITIEELLQEYDAVFIGSGAGTPKLIDAPGINLNGIYTANEFLTRVNLMKAHEFPECDTPVYVGRKVIVIGAGNTAMDAARSARRFGAEVTIVYRRGEEDVSARVEEVEHAREEGIKFEFFLNPVEFIGDENGKVRAVKFEKMKALEERDAGGKKKIAGTGEYVTLEADTVIIAIGKHPNRLIINTPGLKVERGKIVVDENLMTSIPGVFAGGDAIRGEATVILAMGDGRKAAKAIHEYLTKKREENA; encoded by the coding sequence ATGGCGGTCAAAAGGAAGATCATCAAGGAGCGCGTCCCAACGCCTGAGAGACCGGCTGAGGAGAGGGTTAAGGACTTTGCCGAGGTCAACCTCGGCTATACCTTTGAGCTCGCCGTTAGGGAGGCTGAAAGGTGCCTCCAGTGCCCCTACGACTACGCCCCCTGCATCAAGGGCTGTCCCGTCCACATTAACATTCCTGGATTCATTGGAAAACTCCTTGAGCACCGCGACGACCCCGACAAAGCTGTGAAGGAGGCTTTAAACGTTATCTGGGCCTGCAACTCGCTTCCCGCCACAACCGGCCGCGTCTGCCCGCAGGAAGACCAGTGTGAGATGAACTGTGTCATGGGCAAAGTTGGGGACAAAATCAACATCGGCAAGCTCGAGCGCTTTGTTGCCGACTACGCCCGCGAGAGGGGCATTGACGAGGAGCTTCTCTTCGAGATGGTGCCAAAGATCGAGAAGAAGGGCCAGAGGGTCGCAATCATAGGTGCCGGCCCCGCCGGACTCACCGCCGCCGGGGAGCTGGCGAAGCTTGGCTATGATGTAACAATCTACGAGGCCCTCCACGAACCCGGAGGAGTCCTGATGTACGGCATTCCCGAGTTCAGACTGCCCAAGAGCGTCGTCGGGAGCGAGATTGAAAAGCTAAGGAAGCTCGGCGTTAGAATACTCACCGACCACGTCGTCGGGAAAACGATAACCATCGAAGAGCTCCTCCAGGAGTACGACGCAGTTTTCATCGGCTCCGGGGCCGGAACACCGAAGCTCATCGATGCGCCCGGCATAAACCTCAACGGCATCTACACCGCCAACGAGTTCCTCACCAGGGTCAACCTTATGAAGGCCCACGAGTTTCCGGAGTGTGACACCCCCGTCTACGTTGGCAGGAAGGTCATAGTTATTGGGGCGGGCAACACTGCCATGGACGCCGCGAGGAGCGCGAGGCGCTTTGGAGCGGAAGTAACGATAGTCTACCGCCGTGGTGAAGAAGACGTCAGCGCGAGGGTTGAAGAGGTCGAGCACGCCAGGGAGGAGGGCATAAAGTTCGAGTTCTTCCTCAACCCGGTGGAGTTCATCGGCGACGAGAACGGCAAGGTAAGGGCGGTTAAGTTCGAAAAGATGAAGGCCCTGGAAGAGAGGGACGCAGGGGGAAAGAAGAAGATAGCTGGCACGGGCGAGTACGTCACGCTTGAAGCTGACACTGTGATAATAGCCATCGGAAAGCACCCGAACAGGCTTATAATTAACACTCCAGGGCTTAAAGTCGAGCGCGGGAAGATAGTCGTTGACGAGAACCTCATGACGAGCATTCCCGGGGTTTTCGCAGGTGGAGACGCGATAAGGGGCGAGGCGACGGTTATCTTAGCGATGGGCGACGGAAGAAAAGCGGCAAAGGCCATCCACGAGTACCTCACGAAGAAGAGGGAGGAAAACGCCTGA
- a CDS encoding sulfide/dihydroorotate dehydrogenase-like FAD/NAD-binding protein, translated as MPYRIIEKKELAMNEVWYKVHAPHVAKKVQPGQFVIVRAFPNGERIPLTPVTWDREEGWITLVTFIRGKTTLRMANELKPGDELLNVAGPLGNPAPMKKFGKILAIGMITGIVEVFPIAKAWQEIGNDVTTLHVTPNPMVLLKEEFEEAVSRHIVEGFDLQPGWGMNEIAQELVRRAVSKVRELLESEHWDLVFIVGPAGGQKAIFEVVKKYGIPMEADLHPIMVDATGMCGACRVTVGGEVKFACLDGPGFDAYKVDWDELVARTGFYAPMERLALETYLKKLQAKGGEQ; from the coding sequence ATGCCTTACAGGATAATTGAGAAGAAGGAGCTCGCCATGAACGAGGTCTGGTATAAGGTACACGCCCCCCACGTGGCGAAGAAGGTCCAGCCGGGCCAGTTCGTCATAGTAAGGGCCTTCCCGAACGGCGAGAGGATTCCCCTGACCCCTGTCACCTGGGATCGGGAAGAGGGGTGGATAACCCTGGTCACCTTCATCAGAGGGAAGACAACCCTGAGGATGGCCAACGAGCTTAAGCCGGGGGATGAGCTTCTCAACGTCGCCGGCCCCCTCGGGAACCCCGCCCCGATGAAAAAGTTCGGCAAAATCCTTGCCATCGGGATGATCACGGGAATAGTCGAGGTTTTCCCGATAGCAAAGGCCTGGCAGGAAATAGGGAATGACGTTACGACGCTCCACGTCACACCGAACCCGATGGTTCTCCTCAAGGAGGAGTTTGAGGAGGCCGTTTCGAGGCACATAGTTGAGGGCTTCGACCTCCAGCCGGGCTGGGGAATGAACGAGATAGCCCAGGAACTCGTTAGGAGGGCAGTTTCAAAGGTCAGGGAGCTCCTCGAGAGCGAGCACTGGGATTTAGTCTTCATAGTCGGCCCGGCGGGTGGCCAGAAGGCCATTTTTGAGGTTGTAAAGAAGTACGGCATACCGATGGAGGCCGACCTCCACCCGATCATGGTCGACGCCACCGGAATGTGTGGAGCGTGCCGTGTTACAGTCGGCGGCGAGGTAAAGTTCGCCTGCCTTGACGGGCCCGGGTTCGACGCCTACAAGGTCGACTGGGACGAGCTGGTGGCCAGGACGGGATTCTATGCACCGATGGAGAGGCTTGCCCTTGAAACGTACCTCAAAAAGCTCCAGGCCAAAGGAGGTGAGCAGTGA
- a CDS encoding tRNA (adenine-N1)-methyltransferase, whose amino-acid sequence MREGEKVLLVDPRGKRYLVTVSNREFHTDLGILNLGELLEKDYGDTIESHRGEKFRILKPDINDIVAKMRRGPQIIHPKDAGIIMAYAGISPGDTVIEAGAGSGALTIFLANIVGPGGRVISYEIREDHAEIARKNIELAGFSDRVTIKLKDIYEGIDEERADHIVLDLPQPENVLPHAVKVLRPGGYFVAYTPCANQVHRFFQAFQGYREHFMKPRVVEVLVREQEVKKDCMRPKTTMLAHTGYITFLRKL is encoded by the coding sequence GTGAGGGAAGGAGAAAAGGTTCTTCTCGTAGATCCGAGGGGGAAGAGGTACCTGGTCACGGTATCAAACAGGGAATTTCACACTGATCTGGGAATCCTCAATTTAGGGGAGCTCCTTGAGAAGGACTACGGCGACACCATAGAGAGCCACAGGGGGGAGAAGTTCAGGATACTAAAGCCCGACATCAATGATATAGTGGCGAAGATGAGGCGCGGGCCCCAGATCATCCACCCGAAGGACGCTGGAATAATAATGGCTTATGCCGGCATCTCCCCCGGCGACACGGTCATAGAGGCCGGGGCCGGAAGCGGCGCGCTCACGATTTTCCTGGCTAACATAGTAGGGCCGGGCGGAAGGGTAATCAGTTACGAAATCAGGGAGGATCATGCGGAGATAGCCAGAAAAAACATCGAGCTGGCCGGCTTCTCGGATAGGGTAACGATAAAGCTCAAGGACATCTACGAGGGCATAGACGAGGAGAGGGCCGACCACATCGTGCTCGACTTACCTCAGCCTGAAAACGTTCTGCCCCACGCGGTTAAGGTTCTCCGTCCGGGGGGATACTTCGTGGCCTACACCCCCTGCGCCAACCAGGTCCACCGCTTCTTCCAGGCGTTTCAGGGGTACAGGGAGCACTTCATGAAACCCAGGGTTGTCGAAGTTCTCGTCAGGGAACAGGAGGTAAAGAAGGATTGCATGAGGCCGAAAACCACAATGCTGGCCCACACGGGGTATATAACCTTCCTCAGGAAGCTGTGA
- a CDS encoding signal recognition particle protein Srp19: protein MPRFVVWPSELDGRLSRKYGRLVPKTMAVDSPSFSELEDALPALGVKIIEKDHTKLNPRLSGLDEELRTRGFFVVESPHGKAKTLKMVAQKIRELRKRSEDRREPKRRKR, encoded by the coding sequence ATGCCGAGGTTCGTGGTATGGCCCAGTGAACTGGACGGCAGACTTTCGAGGAAGTACGGAAGGCTGGTTCCAAAGACTATGGCGGTGGATTCACCCTCATTCTCTGAACTTGAGGATGCTTTGCCGGCCCTTGGGGTGAAAATTATAGAAAAAGACCACACCAAGCTCAACCCCCGGCTTTCGGGACTTGATGAAGAGCTAAGGACGAGGGGCTTCTTCGTGGTTGAATCACCACACGGGAAAGCTAAAACACTTAAAATGGTCGCCCAAAAGATACGCGAACTAAGAAAGCGCTCGGAAGATAGAAGGGAGCCCAAGAGAAGAAAGCGCTGA
- a CDS encoding Lrp/AsnC ligand binding domain-containing protein, with product MVRAYVLLTVEVESVITALRRIPGVLRADAVTGPYDAIVYIEANDLGELTKKILHDIHNIDGVIDTTTAIVVEMEEK from the coding sequence ATGGTTAGGGCCTACGTGCTGTTGACTGTAGAGGTTGAAAGCGTTATAACGGCCTTGAGGCGGATACCAGGAGTACTCAGGGCTGATGCAGTTACCGGACCCTACGATGCAATAGTTTACATAGAGGCCAACGACCTCGGCGAGCTGACAAAGAAGATACTCCATGACATCCACAACATAGATGGTGTCATTGACACCACAACGGCAATAGTGGTTGAAATGGAAGAGAAGTGA